The nucleotide window GCGTTGTCGTTGGTGCGTTCGCGCTTGTTGAACAGCTTGAGCTGGCTCTCCAGATAGGCCGCGTGCTGGCCCGCCAGGCGCGGCAGGCTGTCGCTGCCGGCGCCCTGCTTGCCATGGCAGGTGGCGCAGGCCGGCACGCCGCTGAAGCGGTTGCCCTGGTGGTAGAGGTACTGGCCGACCGCCGCCAGCGGCGCGTCCTTGGGCGCTTCCTGGTGCGGCGGGCGGCTGGCGTAGAACTGGCCCAGCGCGCGCATGTCCTCGGGCGTCAGATTGGTCACCATGCTGGCCATGGCCGTGCTCTTGCGCGCGCCGCTCTTGAACTGCTCCAGCTGCTTGGCGATGTAGTCGGCGTTTTGCGCCGCCAGGCGCGG belongs to Melaminivora suipulveris and includes:
- a CDS encoding c-type cytochrome, with amino-acid sequence MRHWSAIAMLAAGAMAAGLALADEAAQARARKIIGGSCFLCHGADGESASEVFPRLAAQNADYIAKQLEQFKSGARKSTAMASMVTNLTPEDMRALGQFYASRPPHQEAPKDAPLAAVGQYLYHQGNRFSGVPACATCHGKQGAGSDSLPRLAGQHAAYLESQLKLFNKRERTNDNAVMHTVAEKMTPLEMAAVSEYLSGK